In Aedes albopictus strain Foshan chromosome 3, AalbF5, whole genome shotgun sequence, the following are encoded in one genomic region:
- the LOC134292235 gene encoding uncharacterized protein LOC134292235: MVELCINSSYFRFRDKIYQQTFGTAMGSPLSPILADYVMEDLLESVTRKLQSTILVLKKYVDDLFLVLPRSEVQRTLDTFNAYNPHIQFTIEMEKDGKLPFLDTLAIRSDHQPIKTQWYSKPISSGRLLNYHSFHPMSMKLNVVANFIERVMRLTTDDSTEQQKQKIFQLLRLNNYPSSLINRLINRIHNNTAHSANTVPSSVNDETISDLAPPRTQHRTSILPPTSVPPNSPPPRHNTAAAPPTPLPPCPPTSTTAPNILINDIPAHHQTTITSEEDDHHQTNLVTYRSMPHIPMLTRTISNILKKEYKNIRIATRNIKTTKSLLKPVKDPIPPHDQNNVIYSIPCNDCNNVYIGMTTNHLKKRISGHRSDINRLANQPSDTTEAKTALTQHITTEKHTFNLDGTKIIDRTLRSTALPMLEMCHIQNTPNTVNYRTDVDGLNTTYVGILHTIKTNDSRRKQRNDNDNTTTYSLGLDQIDQSTLS; the protein is encoded by the coding sequence ATGGTAGAACTGTGCATCAACAGCAGTTACTTCCGTTTTAGAGACAAGATTTACCAGCAGACGTTTGGGACGGCTATGGGCAGCCCCCTATCACCCATACTGGCAGATTACGTCATGGAAGATCTGCTCGAATCAGTCACCAGAAAGCTGCAATCCACGATACTGGTCCTGAAGAAATATGTGGACGATCTTTTCCTGGTTCTACCACGATCAGAGGTTCAAAGAACACTGGACACATTCAATGCATACAACCCACACATCCAATTCACTATCGAGATGGAAAAGGATGGCAAACTGCCGTTTCTCGATACACTAGCAATCCGCTCCGATCATCAGCCCATCAAGACTCAATGGTATTCAAAACCCATTTCATCTGGCAGACTCCTGAATTACCACTCGTTCCACCCGATGTCAATGAAGTTGAATGTGGTAGCCAATTTCATCGAACGAGTGATGCGACTCACCACCGACGATTCCACCGagcaacaaaaacaaaaaatcttccagctcCTGAGGCTGAACAACTACCCGTCGTCCCTCATAAACCGATTAATCAACCGCATCCACAACAACACCGCTCATTCAGCCAACACCGTCCCATCTAGTGTCAATGACGAAACGATTTCCGATCTTGCGCCACCGCGCACTCAACACCGAACGTCAATCCTACCACCCACATCTGTACCACCGAATTCGCCACCACCTCGCCATAACACCGCTGCCGCCCCACCAACACCACTTCCACCATGCCCGCCAACGTCAACAACAGCCCCAAACATCCTGATAAACGATATTCCAGCACATCATCAAACAACCATCACTTCCGAAGAAGACGATCATCATCAAACCAATCTAGTCACATACAGATCGATGCCGCACATCCCCATGCTCACTAGGACCATCTCGAACATCCTGAAAAAAGAGTACAAAAACATAAGAATAGCCACACGCAACATAAAAACAACTAAATCGCTGCTCAAACCCGTTAAGGACCCAATACCCCCACACGATCAAAATAATGTAATTTATAGCATTCCATGCAACGATTGCAACAATGTTTACATCGGAATGACTACGAATCATCTGAAAAAACGAATAAGTGGTCACAGATCCGATATAAACAGACTTGCCAATCAACCCTCAGACACCACAGAAGCAAAGACAGCCCTAACCCAACACATAACCACAGAAAAACACACATTCAATCTAGATGGAACTAAAATCATAGATCGCACTTTACGATCAACTGCCCTTCCCATGTTAGAGATGTGTCACATCCAAAACACTCCTAACACAGTCAACTACCGAACAGACGTAGATGGGCTCAACACAACCTATGTCGGTATACTCCATACTATCAAAACAAACGATTCCCGTAGGAAGCAAAGAAACGATAATGACAACACTACCACATACAGTTTAGGATTAGACCAAATCGACCAGTCGACATTGTCGTAA